The nucleotide window ACCTGCATCCGATCCCTGACCGGGCCACCAAGCAGTTCGTGCACGGGCGCGTCGAACTGCTTGCCCTTGAGATCCCAGAGCGCCTGATCGACGCCCGCGATGGCGCTCATCAGTACCGGCCCGCCGCGATAGAACCCACCGCGGTACATCGCCTGCCAGTGATCCTCGATCGGATCCGGGTCGGCACCGAGCAGGTGGCTCTCGAACAGCTCTTCGACGGCCGCTCTGACCGTGTGTGCCCGTCCCTCGACGACGGGTTCGCCCCAGCCGACGCGTCCGTCACTCGTTTCGACGCGGAGGAACAGCCAGCGCGGCGGGACGGCGAACAGTTCGTAGTCGGTGATCTCGCTCATATCCCTGGTCGGTGCGAACGGCTGAAAAACACACCGAGTCGATCAGAGCTGCGGCTCGATCCTTTCGGTGTCGTCGAGATTACGGTTGTGCAGCGCCTCGCCGGTCTCGCCGTCGAACAGGTGGATCGCGTCCTCGGGAAGCCGTGCGGTCGCCGGCTGGCCCGCATCGATGCGGCGCAGCCCACCGATCGTCGCCACGAACGTCCGAGATTCGTCCATATCGAGCTCCGAGGCGCTCTCGTCGCCCTCGAAGGCGAGATAGACGTTGTTGCCGCTGCCGACCGGCTCGACAACGTCGACCACCGTACGGAAATCGTGTCTTCCATCGCCCTCGGTGGTGTCGACGAGTTCGATGTCCTCGGGACGGACGCCGAGGGTCACGTCGGTGACATCGCCGATGTCCGCGCTCGTGTCTTCCGAGAGCGGATATTCGAAGTTCTCGCCGACGAGACGTCCGTCCTCGACTTCCATCTCGAAGAAGTTCATCGACGGCTCGCCGATGAACCCCGCGACGAACCGGTTTGCGGGTTCGTGATAGGCCTCCAGTGGTGTGGCGACCTGCTGGAGCCGGCCGTCGTCGAGGATGGCGATCCGATCGCCCATCGTCATCGCCTCGGTCTGGTCGTGGGTCACGTAGACCGTCGTCACGCCGAGGTCCTCCTGCATCCGCTGGAGTTCGGTCCGCATCTGTGAGCGCAGTTTCGCATCCAGGTTCGACAGCGGCTCGTCCATCAGAAACACCGCCGGACTACGGACGATCGCACGGCCGAGCGCGACGCGCTGTTGCTGGCCGCCCGAGAGCTCGCTGGGCGTTCGATCGAGCAGCTGTTCGATGCCCATCATCTTCGCGGCGGATTCGACCTGGTCGCGGATCTCGTCGTCGGGCATCTCCGTGCTCTCCTCGAGCCCGAAACTCATGTTCTCGCGCACGGTCATGTGGGGGTAGAGCGCGTAGCTCTGGAACACCATCGCGATGTCGCGATCGGCGGGCTGGCGGTCGTCGATCACGGTCCCGTCGAGACTGATCGTTCCCGACGAGACGGATTCGAGCCCTGCGATCATCCGGAGCGTCGTGCT belongs to Halococcus qingdaonensis and includes:
- a CDS encoding ABC transporter ATP-binding protein — its product is MAELSLDGVTKRFDDGGNDIIAVDEASLEIDDGEFLVLVGPSGCGKSTTLRMIAGLESVSSGTISLDGTVIDDRQPADRDIAMVFQSYALYPHMTVRENMSFGLEESTEMPDDEIRDQVESAAKMMGIEQLLDRTPSELSGGQQQRVALGRAIVRSPAVFLMDEPLSNLDAKLRSQMRTELQRMQEDLGVTTVYVTHDQTEAMTMGDRIAILDDGRLQQVATPLEAYHEPANRFVAGFIGEPSMNFFEMEVEDGRLVGENFEYPLSEDTSADIGDVTDVTLGVRPEDIELVDTTEGDGRHDFRTVVDVVEPVGSGNNVYLAFEGDESASELDMDESRTFVATIGGLRRIDAGQPATARLPEDAIHLFDGETGEALHNRNLDDTERIEPQL